One genomic region from Streptomyces sp. NBC_00582 encodes:
- a CDS encoding DMT family transporter: MAWVLLVLAGLLEVGWSIGMKYTDGFTRLVPSVLTGAGIAASMLLLSYAARSLPIGTAYGVWVGIGAAGAAVLGMAVLGEPVTAARIFFVALLLVAVIGLKATGGH; encoded by the coding sequence ATGGCCTGGGTCCTGCTCGTCCTCGCCGGTCTGCTCGAGGTCGGCTGGTCGATCGGTATGAAGTACACCGACGGTTTCACCCGGCTCGTGCCCAGTGTGCTCACCGGCGCCGGGATCGCCGCCAGCATGCTGCTGCTGTCGTACGCCGCCCGTTCCCTGCCCATCGGTACCGCCTACGGCGTCTGGGTGGGCATCGGCGCGGCCGGTGCGGCGGTGCTCGGGATGGCGGTGCTGGGGGAGCCCGTCACCGCCGCCCGGATCTTCTTCGTCGCCCTGCTGCTGGTCGCCGTGATCGGACTCAAGGCGACCGGCGGCCACTGA
- a CDS encoding ABC transporter permease, producing MGSARLYAAVAAGGFRRYATYRVATAAGVFTNTVFGLILVYTYLALWDERPHLGGYDQAQAVTFVWLGQALYATLAIQGGGFETDLMERIRSGEIAVDLYRPADLQGWWLANDLGRALFQLLGRGVIPFVFGVLFFPTALPGDVGTWLAFLVTLVLAMVVSFGIRYLVALSGFWLMDGTGALQVLMVTGIFCSGMTLPLNAFPGVLGEAVRLLPWAAQLQVPADVLLGEADPLPGLAFQAVWAVVLLGAGRLVQSAATRRVVVQGG from the coding sequence GTGGGTTCGGCGCGGTTGTACGCGGCCGTCGCAGCGGGGGGTTTCAGAAGGTACGCGACCTATCGGGTGGCCACTGCCGCAGGGGTGTTCACCAACACGGTTTTCGGCCTGATCCTCGTCTACACATACCTGGCGTTGTGGGACGAGCGGCCGCACCTCGGGGGCTACGACCAGGCGCAGGCGGTGACGTTCGTATGGCTGGGGCAGGCGCTGTACGCGACGCTGGCGATCCAGGGCGGCGGCTTCGAGACCGATCTCATGGAGCGCATCCGCTCGGGCGAGATCGCGGTCGACCTCTACCGGCCGGCCGATCTTCAGGGGTGGTGGCTGGCGAACGACCTGGGGCGGGCGCTGTTCCAGTTGCTGGGCCGCGGGGTGATCCCTTTCGTGTTCGGGGTGTTGTTCTTCCCCACCGCTCTCCCGGGTGACGTGGGCACCTGGCTGGCGTTCCTGGTCACGCTGGTGCTCGCGATGGTGGTCAGTTTCGGGATCCGGTACCTGGTGGCGCTGAGCGGTTTCTGGCTGATGGACGGCACGGGCGCGCTGCAGGTGCTGATGGTCACGGGGATCTTCTGCTCGGGGATGACGCTGCCTCTGAACGCGTTCCCGGGGGTGCTCGGCGAGGCCGTACGGCTGCTGCCGTGGGCGGCGCAGCTGCAGGTGCCGGCCGATGTGCTGCTGGGGGAGGCGGATCCGCTGCCGGGGCTGGCGTTCCAGGCGGTGTGGGCGGTGGTGCTGCTGGGGGCGGGGCGGCTGGTGCAGTCGGCGGCGACGCGGCGGGTGGTGGTGCAGGGTGGCTGA
- a CDS encoding transglycosylase domain-containing protein, with product MSDEPQPQQPTEGWAPSEPPGEATMPKRPKRTGWRRLIPTWRTVLATFVLGVLLLVGLFYLGYSTVKIPPANALATKQSNVYLYADGTEIARDGEINRENVDLSQISKDAQHAILAAEDRDFYTESAVDPKAMLRAGWNTATGKGKQSGSTITQQYVKNYYLAQEQTVTRKVKEFFIAIKLDREKSKDEILEGYLNTSYFGRNAYGIEAAAKAYYGIDAVELTAEQGAYLAALVNAPSEYDVIAHPENKKAAEARWNYVLDGMVTKGWLTESKREGMKFPTPKETSGAATGMSGQRGYLVNAIKDYLLDNKIVTSDQLDAGGYQITTTIQKKKQNAFVDAVNDQLMDKLDKKNRKVDTYVRAGGAAVDPKTGKILAMYGGIDYIKQYTNNATRQDFQVGSTFKPFVLTSAVQNDSTTQDGRTITPNTVYDGTNRRPVQGWSGGTYAPENEDYVNYGNITVRQATDKSVNSVYAQMAVDVGPAKVKRTAIALGLPTDTPDLQPYPSIALGTATASVLDMAEAYATLANHGKHGTYTIIEKVTKDGKTVQLPQRKTAQAVSREAADTTTSVLRSVVNNGTATAALAAGRPAAGKTGTAEEDQAAWFAGYTPDLATVVAVMGQDPETAAHKSLKGAMGLARINGGGAPTEIWAQFTKEALKGTAAHDFDLDVQAGSADTGLPVTPSSPAATPGGDETATGGQDDQGQTQGQTQGQTGGGSTDGGSATSGTDSGGTTDAGTTTGTADGGTGDAGTTTGTGDAGTTTGTGDAGTTTGTGDTGTPGGSQGTTTGTGTQLTTRREIG from the coding sequence ATGAGCGACGAGCCGCAGCCGCAGCAGCCGACCGAGGGCTGGGCACCGAGTGAACCACCGGGGGAGGCCACGATGCCCAAGCGGCCCAAGCGCACGGGCTGGCGGCGCCTGATCCCCACCTGGCGGACGGTGCTCGCCACCTTCGTCCTCGGCGTGCTCCTCCTCGTCGGCCTGTTCTACCTGGGCTACTCCACGGTCAAGATCCCCCCGGCCAACGCGCTCGCCACCAAGCAGTCCAACGTCTACCTCTACGCCGACGGCACCGAGATCGCCCGCGACGGCGAGATCAACCGGGAGAACGTCGACCTCTCCCAGATCTCCAAGGACGCCCAGCACGCCATCCTCGCCGCCGAGGACCGCGACTTCTACACCGAGTCCGCCGTCGACCCCAAGGCCATGCTGCGGGCCGGCTGGAACACCGCCACCGGCAAGGGCAAGCAGTCCGGCTCCACCATCACCCAGCAGTACGTCAAGAACTACTACCTCGCGCAGGAACAGACCGTCACCCGCAAGGTGAAGGAGTTCTTCATCGCGATCAAGCTGGACCGCGAGAAGTCCAAGGACGAGATCCTCGAGGGCTACCTCAACACCAGCTACTTCGGCCGCAACGCGTACGGCATCGAGGCCGCCGCCAAGGCCTACTACGGCATCGACGCCGTCGAACTGACCGCCGAACAGGGCGCGTACCTCGCCGCGCTCGTCAACGCGCCCAGCGAGTACGACGTGATCGCCCACCCCGAGAACAAGAAGGCCGCCGAGGCCCGCTGGAACTACGTCCTCGACGGCATGGTCACCAAGGGCTGGCTCACCGAGTCCAAGCGCGAGGGCATGAAGTTCCCCACGCCGAAGGAGACCTCGGGCGCCGCCACCGGCATGTCCGGGCAGCGCGGCTACCTCGTCAACGCCATCAAGGACTACCTCCTCGACAACAAGATCGTCACCTCGGACCAGCTCGACGCCGGCGGCTACCAGATCACGACCACCATCCAGAAGAAGAAGCAGAACGCCTTCGTCGACGCCGTCAACGACCAGTTGATGGACAAGCTCGACAAGAAGAACCGCAAGGTCGACACCTACGTCCGCGCGGGCGGCGCCGCCGTCGACCCCAAGACCGGCAAGATCCTCGCGATGTACGGCGGCATCGACTACATCAAGCAGTACACCAACAACGCCACCCGCCAGGACTTCCAGGTCGGCTCCACCTTCAAGCCGTTCGTCCTCACCTCGGCCGTCCAGAACGACTCCACCACCCAGGACGGCCGCACCATCACCCCGAACACGGTCTACGACGGCACCAACAGGCGCCCCGTCCAGGGCTGGAGCGGCGGCACCTACGCCCCCGAGAACGAGGACTACGTCAACTACGGCAACATCACCGTGCGCCAGGCCACCGACAAGTCGGTGAACTCCGTGTACGCGCAGATGGCCGTCGACGTCGGCCCCGCCAAGGTCAAGCGGACCGCGATCGCCCTGGGCCTGCCCACCGACACCCCCGACCTCCAGCCGTACCCGTCCATCGCGCTCGGCACCGCCACCGCCAGCGTCCTCGACATGGCCGAGGCGTACGCCACGCTCGCCAACCACGGCAAGCACGGCACGTACACGATCATCGAGAAGGTCACCAAGGACGGCAAGACGGTCCAGCTGCCCCAGCGCAAGACCGCCCAGGCCGTCAGCCGCGAGGCCGCCGACACCACGACCTCCGTGCTGCGGAGCGTCGTCAACAACGGCACCGCCACCGCCGCCCTCGCCGCCGGCCGCCCCGCCGCCGGCAAGACCGGCACCGCGGAGGAGGACCAGGCCGCCTGGTTCGCCGGCTACACCCCCGACCTCGCCACCGTCGTCGCCGTCATGGGCCAGGACCCGGAGACCGCCGCCCACAAGTCCCTCAAGGGCGCGATGGGCCTCGCCCGTATCAACGGCGGCGGCGCGCCCACCGAGATCTGGGCGCAGTTCACCAAGGAGGCCCTGAAGGGCACCGCGGCCCACGACTTCGACCTCGACGTCCAGGCCGGCTCCGCCGACACCGGTCTCCCCGTCACCCCGTCCTCCCCGGCCGCCACCCCGGGCGGCGACGAGACCGCCACCGGCGGCCAGGACGACCAGGGCCAGACACAGGGCCAGACCCAGGGGCAGACCGGCGGCGGCTCGACGGACGGCGGCTCCGCCACCTCGGGCACGGACTCCGGCGGCACCACCGACGCCGGCACCACCACGGGCACCGCCGACGGCGGCACGGGCGACGCCGGCACCACGACCGGCACGGGCGACGCGGGCACCACCACCGGCACCGGTGACGCGGGCACCACCACCGGCACCGGTGACACCGGCACCCCGGGCGGCTCACAGGGTACGACGACGGGGACGGGGACGCAGCTCACGACCCGCAGAGAGATCGGCTAG
- a CDS encoding SGNH/GDSL hydrolase family protein — MTKHHGYALLCAMVALVVALSGALYAGVAADHGPGHREENALALPQDPAGSAVPASTGVWVGTWGTSPAGGEPGTAATGMAGRTVRNVVHTSVGGTRARVTLSNLYGTRPLTVTHATLAVAADEHGAAATPGTLRRLTFGGAATVTVPPGGQTVSDAVPVAVPHDSDVLVSTYSPTSSGPVTYHPHARQTSYVADGEHTEDETGTAYTGTSAYWRYLTALDVLSTEAEGTLVALGDSITDGITSTADADRRWPDVLADRLRAAARSGADTPRYGVVNAGISGNQVLADDPRRGAAGVHRFDRDVLARPGVKAVVIDLGINDILRNPRLADPDAVVAGLRTLVARAHAHGIKVIGSTLTPFRGHRGYGADREDVRRRINEAIRAGGVYDTVVDFDQALRDPYDPRSLGPEYDSGDHLHPSDLGYRRMAETLDLADLRDSALRA; from the coding sequence ATGACCAAGCACCACGGTTATGCCCTGCTCTGCGCGATGGTCGCGCTTGTCGTGGCCCTGTCCGGAGCCCTCTACGCCGGGGTCGCGGCCGATCACGGTCCCGGGCACCGCGAGGAGAACGCCCTCGCCCTGCCGCAGGACCCGGCGGGGTCCGCCGTCCCCGCCTCCACCGGTGTCTGGGTCGGCACCTGGGGCACCTCCCCCGCCGGCGGTGAGCCGGGCACCGCGGCCACCGGCATGGCGGGCCGCACGGTCCGCAACGTCGTGCACACCAGCGTCGGCGGTACGCGCGCCCGCGTCACCCTGTCCAACCTCTACGGCACCCGCCCGCTGACCGTCACCCACGCCACCCTCGCCGTCGCCGCCGACGAGCACGGCGCGGCGGCAACCCCCGGCACCCTGCGCCGGCTCACCTTCGGCGGCGCCGCCACCGTCACCGTCCCGCCCGGCGGGCAGACCGTCAGCGACGCGGTCCCCGTCGCCGTCCCGCACGACTCCGACGTCCTCGTCAGCACCTACTCCCCCACCTCCTCCGGACCGGTCACCTACCACCCGCACGCCCGGCAGACCAGCTATGTCGCCGACGGCGAGCACACCGAGGACGAGACCGGCACCGCGTACACCGGCACCAGCGCGTACTGGCGCTACCTCACCGCGCTCGACGTCCTCAGCACCGAGGCCGAGGGCACGCTCGTCGCCCTCGGTGACTCCATCACCGACGGGATCACCTCCACCGCCGACGCCGACCGCCGCTGGCCGGACGTCCTCGCCGACCGGCTGCGCGCCGCCGCCCGCTCCGGCGCGGACACCCCCCGCTACGGGGTCGTCAACGCGGGGATCAGCGGCAACCAGGTCCTCGCCGACGACCCCCGCCGCGGCGCCGCCGGCGTCCACCGCTTCGACCGGGACGTCCTCGCCCGCCCCGGCGTCAAGGCCGTCGTCATCGACCTCGGCATCAACGACATCCTCCGCAACCCGCGGCTCGCCGACCCCGACGCGGTCGTGGCAGGCCTGCGCACCCTCGTCGCCCGCGCCCACGCCCACGGCATCAAGGTAATCGGCAGCACCCTCACCCCGTTCCGCGGCCACCGCGGGTACGGCGCGGACCGCGAGGACGTGCGCCGGCGGATCAACGAGGCGATCCGCGCGGGCGGGGTGTACGACACGGTCGTCGACTTCGACCAGGCCCTACGGGACCCGTACGACCCCCGCAGCCTCGGCCCGGAGTACGACTCCGGCGACCACCTGCACCCCAGTGACCTGGGCTACCGCAGGATGGCGGAGACGCTCGACCTGGCCGATCTGAGGGACTCGGCGCTACGCGCCTAG
- a CDS encoding MFS transporter has protein sequence MATTDQAATGRTLTTDIPARLDRLPWSRWHWTIVIGLGTVWILDGLEVTVVGNIAGRLSEPGSGLPITSGEVTGIAAALYVAGACIGALFWGRLTDRWGRKRLFMITLAVYLAATALTAVSFDTWWFLLFRFLTGFGIGGEYAAINSAIDELIPAEYRGRVDLIINGSFWVGAVAGSLLSIVALNTSIFAADVGWRLTFALGAVLALAILLVRRHVPESPRWLLIHGRDREAEEIVTSIERRVEAERGEPLARPEGELTIHQRRSVTFLEIGRTVFSRYRRRAVLGFSLFIGQAFLYNAITFGFGAILTTFFDVPSGNTGYYFAVIAIGNFCGPLLLGKLFDTVGRRAMISSTYVLSGLLLFGTAWLFDRGALNATTMTACWCAVLFFASAGASSAYLTVSEIFPMETRAMSIAFFYALGTAAGGISGPLLFADLTETGKVADTVLAFSIGATLMCAAGLVAAFLAVKAERRSLEDIARPLTAAAVAKPKGATSTA, from the coding sequence ATGGCGACCACCGATCAGGCCGCGACCGGCCGCACCCTCACCACCGACATCCCGGCACGCCTCGACCGGCTGCCCTGGTCCCGCTGGCACTGGACGATCGTCATCGGCCTGGGCACGGTCTGGATCCTGGACGGCCTGGAGGTCACCGTCGTCGGCAACATCGCAGGCCGTCTCTCCGAGCCCGGCAGCGGGCTGCCGATCACCTCCGGCGAGGTCACCGGCATCGCCGCCGCCCTGTATGTCGCGGGCGCCTGCATCGGAGCCCTCTTCTGGGGCCGTCTCACCGACCGCTGGGGCCGCAAAAGGCTCTTCATGATCACCCTGGCGGTCTATCTGGCCGCCACCGCCCTGACCGCAGTGTCCTTCGACACCTGGTGGTTCCTGCTGTTCCGCTTCCTCACCGGCTTCGGCATCGGCGGCGAGTACGCGGCGATCAACTCCGCGATCGACGAACTGATCCCCGCCGAGTACCGGGGCCGGGTCGACCTGATCATCAACGGCAGTTTCTGGGTGGGCGCGGTCGCCGGTTCGCTGCTGTCGATCGTCGCCCTGAACACCTCGATCTTCGCGGCGGACGTCGGCTGGCGGCTGACCTTCGCCCTCGGCGCCGTCCTCGCCCTGGCGATCCTCCTCGTACGCCGTCATGTCCCGGAGAGCCCGCGCTGGCTGCTGATCCACGGCCGGGACCGGGAGGCCGAGGAGATCGTGACGTCGATCGAACGACGCGTGGAGGCGGAGCGGGGCGAGCCGCTCGCCCGTCCCGAGGGCGAGCTCACCATCCACCAGCGCCGCAGCGTGACCTTCCTGGAGATCGGCCGCACGGTGTTCTCCCGCTACCGCCGCCGGGCCGTCCTCGGCTTCTCCCTCTTCATCGGCCAGGCGTTCCTCTACAACGCGATCACCTTCGGCTTCGGCGCCATCCTCACCACGTTCTTCGACGTACCGAGCGGCAACACCGGCTACTACTTCGCCGTCATCGCGATCGGCAACTTCTGCGGCCCGCTGCTGCTGGGCAAGCTTTTCGACACGGTCGGCCGCAGGGCGATGATCTCCTCGACGTACGTCCTGTCCGGCCTGCTGCTCTTCGGCACGGCCTGGCTGTTCGACCGGGGCGCGCTGAACGCGACCACCATGACGGCCTGCTGGTGCGCGGTCCTCTTCTTCGCCTCCGCCGGTGCCTCCAGCGCCTACCTCACGGTCTCCGAGATCTTCCCGATGGAGACCCGCGCCATGTCCATCGCCTTCTTCTACGCCCTCGGCACCGCCGCCGGCGGCATCAGCGGCCCCCTCCTCTTCGCCGATCTCACCGAAACGGGCAAGGTCGCCGACACGGTCCTCGCCTTCTCCATCGGCGCGACCCTGATGTGCGCGGCGGGCCTGGTGGCCGCGTTCCTGGCGGTGAAGGCGGAACGCCGCTCCCTGGAGGACATCGCCCGCCCGCTGACGGCGGCGGCGGTGGCGAAGCCGAAGGGAGCGACGAGCACGGCGTAG
- a CDS encoding GroES family chaperonin has translation MLHDRVLVRQDTSEGERRSGGGILIPATAAVGRRLAWAEVVAVGQNVRTVEPGDRVLYDPEDRAEVEVRGVAYVLMRERDLHAVAADRFEGSEDTTGLYL, from the coding sequence ATGCTCCACGACCGTGTCCTCGTACGGCAGGACACGAGCGAGGGCGAGCGGCGTTCCGGCGGCGGCATCCTGATCCCCGCGACGGCGGCGGTGGGCCGGCGTCTGGCGTGGGCGGAGGTGGTCGCCGTGGGGCAGAACGTACGGACCGTGGAGCCGGGCGACCGGGTCCTGTACGACCCGGAGGACCGGGCCGAGGTGGAGGTGCGGGGCGTGGCCTATGTGCTGATGCGCGAGCGCGACCTGCACGCCGTGGCCGCGGACCGGTTCGAGGGCTCGGAGGACACGACGGGCCTGTACCTCTGA
- a CDS encoding ABC transporter ATP-binding protein — protein MIRKVTVGREPTVDAFIELDRVEKVFDVRKRTGFLKREVRRVRAVDAISFTVARGEMVGYIGPNGAGKSTTIKMLTGILVPSGGRLRVAGIDPSRERTRLAHRIGVVFGQRTTLWWDLPLIDSYRLMHRMYRIPDTRYRENLDRLVELLDLEALLDVPVRQLSLGQRMRGDIAAALLHDPDVLYLDEPTIGLDVVSKARVREFLRELNTERGTTVLLTTHDLQDIEQLCSRVMVIDHGHLVYDGPLAGLHEAGESERTLVVDLERELPPIEVAGARVVRVEGPRQWLAFPASASAAPLVARIAAECPLVDLSVREPDIEAVIAKMYVERDAVVPGARSS, from the coding sequence TTGATCCGGAAGGTGACGGTGGGAAGAGAGCCGACGGTGGACGCTTTCATCGAACTGGACCGCGTCGAGAAGGTCTTCGACGTGCGGAAGAGGACCGGCTTCCTGAAGCGGGAGGTGCGGCGGGTGCGGGCGGTCGACGCGATCTCCTTCACCGTGGCGCGCGGGGAGATGGTCGGCTACATCGGGCCGAACGGCGCCGGGAAGTCGACGACCATCAAGATGCTGACCGGCATCCTGGTGCCGAGCGGCGGCCGGCTGCGGGTGGCGGGCATCGATCCGTCGCGGGAGCGGACCCGGCTCGCGCACCGCATCGGGGTGGTGTTCGGCCAGCGCACCACCCTGTGGTGGGACCTCCCCCTGATCGACTCCTACCGGCTGATGCACCGCATGTACCGCATCCCGGACACCCGTTACCGGGAGAACCTCGACCGTCTCGTCGAACTCCTCGACCTGGAAGCCCTGCTGGACGTCCCCGTACGGCAGCTCTCGCTCGGTCAGCGGATGCGCGGCGACATCGCGGCGGCCCTGCTGCACGACCCCGACGTGCTCTACCTGGACGAGCCGACGATCGGCCTCGACGTCGTCTCCAAGGCGCGGGTGCGGGAGTTCCTGCGCGAGCTGAACACCGAGCGCGGCACGACGGTCCTGCTCACCACCCACGACCTCCAGGACATCGAGCAGCTCTGCTCCCGGGTCATGGTCATCGACCACGGACATCTGGTCTACGACGGTCCGCTCGCCGGGCTGCACGAGGCGGGGGAGAGCGAGCGGACCCTGGTGGTGGACCTGGAGCGGGAGCTCCCGCCGATCGAGGTGGCCGGTGCGCGGGTGGTGAGGGTGGAGGGGCCGCGGCAGTGGCTGGCGTTCCCGGCGTCGGCGTCGGCGGCCCCGCTGGTGGCGCGGATCGCGGCGGAGTGTCCACTGGTGGATCTGTCGGTGCGGGAGCCCGACATCGAGGCGGTGATCGCGAAGATGTACGTCGAACGTGATGCCGTGGTGCCGGGCGCCCGGAGCTCGTAG
- a CDS encoding DUF1707 SHOCT-like domain-containing protein, which produces MTDDAAVPDLRASDADRERVAEVLRDALAEGRLDMAEFEERLEHTYRARTYGELAPITRDLPAHGVTPAVSLRKDPVPEGSWAGRIVGAEESTGRAIAVMSGFQRKGRWIVPRRFTAVAFWGGGELDLREADFAAGEVEISCVAIMGGVQIVVPPGVEVVVRGIGIMGGFDQRETGVAGEPGAPRVIVSGFAFWGGVGVERKLSRAARRQAKLERRAARKEVGEGGERELGA; this is translated from the coding sequence ATGACCGACGACGCCGCAGTCCCGGACCTCAGAGCATCCGACGCCGACCGTGAACGGGTCGCCGAGGTCCTGCGGGACGCCCTCGCCGAGGGACGCCTGGACATGGCGGAGTTCGAGGAGCGGCTGGAGCACACGTATCGGGCGCGGACGTACGGCGAGTTGGCGCCGATCACCCGTGATCTGCCCGCCCACGGGGTCACGCCCGCCGTCTCCCTGCGCAAGGACCCGGTGCCGGAGGGGAGTTGGGCCGGGCGGATCGTGGGCGCCGAGGAGTCGACGGGCCGGGCGATCGCGGTGATGTCCGGCTTCCAGCGCAAGGGGCGCTGGATCGTGCCCCGGCGGTTCACCGCCGTCGCCTTCTGGGGCGGTGGGGAGCTCGATCTGCGGGAGGCGGACTTCGCGGCCGGCGAGGTCGAGATCAGCTGTGTGGCGATCATGGGCGGGGTGCAGATCGTGGTGCCGCCGGGGGTGGAGGTGGTGGTCCGCGGGATCGGGATCATGGGGGGATTCGATCAGCGGGAGACGGGCGTGGCGGGGGAGCCGGGGGCACCCCGGGTGATCGTGAGCGGCTTCGCGTTCTGGGGCGGCGTCGGCGTGGAACGCAAGCTGAGCCGCGCGGCCCGCCGCCAGGCGAAACTGGAGCGACGGGCCGCCCGCAAAGAGGTGGGGGAGGGCGGTGAGCGGGAGCTAGGCGCGTAG
- a CDS encoding ABC transporter permease, producing the protein MIAGMWIRSTMAYRVSFVMTALGGAVVTGLDFVAILLMFSRVDSLGGYALPEVALLYGLSATSFGIADLAMGSAGRLGSRVRDGTLDTLLVRPAPVLAQVAADRFALRRLGRITQGLVVLGYALVAVDVHWTPAKVLLLPVMVVCGGVIFSAVFVAGASFQFVAQDASEVQAAFTYGGQTLLQYPPTVFGRELVRGVTFMFPLAFVNWVPAAHVLDRPYPLGLPGWAAFTPPLVAVACWVLAGLAWRAGLRSYRSTGS; encoded by the coding sequence ATGATCGCCGGGATGTGGATCCGTTCCACGATGGCCTACCGGGTGTCGTTCGTGATGACGGCGCTCGGCGGGGCGGTGGTGACCGGGCTGGACTTTGTCGCGATCTTGCTGATGTTCTCCCGGGTGGACAGCCTCGGCGGCTACGCGCTGCCCGAGGTCGCCCTGTTGTACGGGCTGTCGGCGACGTCGTTCGGGATCGCGGACCTGGCGATGGGGTCGGCGGGCCGGCTCGGCAGCCGGGTGCGGGACGGCACGCTCGACACGCTGCTGGTGCGGCCGGCGCCGGTGCTGGCGCAGGTCGCCGCGGACCGGTTCGCGCTGCGCCGGCTGGGCCGGATCACGCAGGGGCTGGTCGTGCTGGGGTACGCCCTGGTCGCGGTGGACGTCCACTGGACGCCGGCGAAGGTGCTGCTGCTGCCGGTGATGGTGGTGTGCGGCGGGGTGATCTTCTCGGCGGTGTTCGTGGCGGGCGCGTCCTTCCAGTTCGTCGCGCAGGACGCCTCCGAGGTGCAGGCCGCGTTCACGTACGGCGGTCAGACGCTGTTGCAGTACCCGCCGACCGTGTTCGGCAGGGAGCTGGTGCGCGGGGTGACGTTCATGTTCCCGCTGGCCTTCGTCAACTGGGTGCCGGCCGCCCATGTGCTGGACCGGCCGTATCCGCTGGGGCTGCCGGGGTGGGCGGCGTTCACCCCGCCGCTGGTGGCGGTGGCGTGTTGGGTCCTGGCCGGGCTGGCGTGGCGGGCGGGGCTCAGGTCGTATCGGAGTACGGGGAGTTGA
- a CDS encoding DUF445 domain-containing protein has product MERTNSVPTGKNPARAMTVFSAADEEKQRGVRRMKLTAAGLLLFVAVVYGLAEWASHAGAGAWAGYVAAAAEAGMVGALADWFAVTALFRHPLGLPIPHTAIIPNKKDQLGVSLGEFVGENFLSEDVVRQRLRAVGIGTRLGSWLADPEHADRVTAELATALRGALTVLRDTDVQAVVSEAITRRADAQEIAPGMGKMLERIVADGGHRRAVDLVVAKAYDWLMLHGDSVIDAVEGGAPGWTPRFVDKRIGERVYRELLRFCAEIRDMPSHPARGALDRFLTDFASDLQSDTETRARVERLKGEALGRGEVQDLIASAWAAVRSMIVAAAEDERSELRLRVRASLLTLGARMATEPKVQAKVDGWVEGVAVHVVTTYRKEITSLITDTVASWDPDHTTRKIEANIGRDLQFIRINGTVVGSLAGLLIYTVARALGA; this is encoded by the coding sequence ATGGAGCGTACGAATTCGGTACCGACCGGTAAGAACCCGGCGCGCGCGATGACCGTCTTCAGCGCCGCCGACGAGGAGAAACAGCGCGGCGTACGGCGTATGAAGCTCACCGCGGCCGGGCTGCTGCTGTTCGTCGCCGTGGTCTACGGCCTCGCCGAGTGGGCGTCCCACGCGGGCGCCGGTGCCTGGGCGGGCTATGTGGCGGCGGCGGCCGAGGCCGGCATGGTGGGCGCGCTGGCCGACTGGTTCGCGGTCACGGCCCTCTTCCGCCATCCGCTGGGCCTGCCCATCCCGCACACGGCGATCATCCCGAACAAGAAGGACCAGCTCGGCGTCTCGCTGGGTGAGTTCGTCGGCGAGAACTTCCTCTCCGAGGACGTCGTACGGCAGCGGCTGCGCGCCGTGGGCATCGGCACCCGCCTCGGGTCCTGGCTGGCCGACCCCGAGCACGCGGACCGGGTGACCGCCGAGCTGGCCACGGCCCTGCGGGGCGCTCTGACCGTGCTGCGCGACACGGACGTCCAGGCGGTGGTGAGCGAGGCGATCACCCGGCGCGCCGACGCCCAGGAGATTGCGCCCGGCATGGGCAAGATGCTGGAGCGGATCGTCGCGGACGGCGGGCACCGGCGGGCGGTGGACCTGGTGGTGGCGAAGGCGTACGACTGGCTGATGCTGCACGGCGACTCGGTGATCGACGCGGTGGAGGGCGGCGCCCCCGGCTGGACGCCCCGCTTCGTCGACAAGCGGATCGGCGAGCGCGTCTACCGGGAGCTGCTGCGCTTCTGCGCGGAGATCCGTGACATGCCCTCCCACCCGGCCCGCGGCGCCCTGGACCGCTTCCTCACCGACTTCGCCTCCGACCTGCAGTCCGACACGGAGACCCGGGCGCGGGTGGAGCGGCTCAAGGGCGAGGCGCTGGGCCGGGGCGAGGTCCAGGACCTCATCGCGTCCGCCTGGGCCGCCGTACGATCCATGATCGTCGCGGCCGCGGAGGACGAGCGCAGCGAGCTGCGGCTCAGGGTGCGGGCCTCGCTGCTGACGCTGGGCGCGCGGATGGCGACCGAGCCGAAGGTGCAGGCGAAGGTCGACGGCTGGGTCGAGGGTGTGGCGGTGCACGTCGTGACGACGTACCGCAAGGAGATCACCTCCCTGATCACCGACACGGTCGCGAGCTGGGACCCGGACCACACGACCCGCAAGATCGAGGCCAACATCGGCCGCGACCTGCAGTTCATCCGCATCAACGGCACGGTGGTCGGCTCACTGGCGGGCCTGCTGATCTACACGGTGGCGCGAGCACTCGGCGCGTAG